The window ATTTTGATCATACATATATATGGATTATGGATATATGTACTGTGACAAGTCAGTCGTATACGGTATGGATGAAATAATTTGAAAGATTGTGCACAtgcatttagcaaaaaaaaaaaaaaaaaagattgcgCACATGCATGCATGCATGACACTACGAATTGGTCTAAGTAATCTCCTTCTGTCCACATCGTATCGACATATCAACTATTTTGTATACAGCACTTTTGCATTATTCATTCTTTTAGTATATTAGGCGTTTTCCCCATGTCTACTTTAGTTTTCGAATTTATCAAAATTCAAAGTTTATATGACAGATCCTTTGAAGATAAtgtaaataactaaaatttcaTATCCTCCAAAAGTTTACTCgggtattaaaatataaatagggTTAAACAGTTAAAAAATGGAGAAGAAAAATAAGGGAATAAATCCCATACAAAAAAGGAGTAAAGTTTATTTAATAAGTTCGTATTATTTTTTGGTAGGAACATTGATACATCAATGCAAAATATCCCTTACATTAATTAATGTACATACGCGTGTGGAAGTGGTCTATAAGTGAGGTATCTAAGCGCGTGTGGGCGTGCGTTTGTACATCTTTCGTAAATAAGATTTCATCGACGTACAAATTGAATTCGTTTTTggttaaaaagtaaaaaatgtttaacataaataaaaactaataatttaaAGAGAGTGGAGGAACAACGGCCCcaagattttattttaagattgacGTGATTGCGACGTGTCGCTTGCTTGTCTGCTTAGTGGGTCCACATCCATTGCTCCTTGCAAAATTCatctgaactttttttttttggtaaaaaaattcATCTGAACTTCACttatgtttctcttttggatatttttagttGGATctgtaatttaaatttatttacgtAAGTTCACATGTTTTTAACAAATTGGAGAatgtattatgaattttatcTATTTACCGAAGTTCCTCGCTATAAATCTATAGACTTTGGTTATCGGTATTAGAAAATCATTCAAATATTAGATGAAGTGCCTTGGTAAAGCTCCTTTCACATGGAAAGCCAACacactaaatatttaaaaattacatttCTCAGGAGAATGCAtagtatttgttttaaatgtaTAGTAATTTAATAACTCAAAATTTAGCTATACCAAATCTATACaacagaaaataataaaataaagatgGTGGAGTGTGATAATAATTGAAGTTACTGTGgacacttttatttatttttctcctcTTGCactcattttcttttaaaaaaaaattcgtttttCACATTTAGTGATAATACATATGTGGACTTTATATGGAAcaccaaaaaaatcattttagtgcttggttcttctctctttctccatCTCTTTCATCAATgctatctttctctctctaagaaaccattttctttgttttgccAAGAAAACCCATCCAAGGTTTGTAAACTGTTTCTCCaaaatttgttttcttgttctttGTCTAAAGTTTGTGAATCTGGTGTGTCCTTCTTTCTTCATTTTGATCTTCTGTTCTTCTATCCAACTTCAAGATCCCAAATCTTGAAATGTTTTCAGATGTATGTGTGTATATGAGATTTATGAGTAAAGATTAGATTTGTTCCTTTTACTTCAACTACTAGATCTATTTGTAGTCATCCTTTTTTCTAGCTGATCAAGATTCTTCCCCATGTCTTGATTTTCCTTTGATTTAATGCCCTCATAATCTTTAGTTTCATGAAGACCATATGAATTCTTAACTTTGatctaatctttatatattttggtaGCTTCTTTATCTTATGGATGTCTTACTTCACTTTATCCTCTTATGATACCCTCAACATACAATAAGCTCACGAATTAGATTGGTAACTGAAACTTTTTTCTGAGAAATAAAGAAATCAGGCTCTTTTGCGTGCGAataattgtttcttttttttttgtgattacaCTTCATCAAATCGTTACATGTATACACTTCAAAATATACCAACTAATCCCAACTTATATTTTTCACATGAAATAACgttcactttttttttgctcttcTGGGTTTCTTGGAATCACAAATCTCAACAAGTTTCATAATCTTAGTTTACGTGTTGTGTGTAGATCGGACATAAACTGGAGATGATAAAAGAAGATCTAGTGTTATGCTGAACTATTTGGGAAGCGAAGAGGCAGATAGTAACAGTGGAAGAATCAAATGTTCTTGTCCACTGAGAACCCACCACATGACCcactttcatcttcttctcctgcTACTTCCAGTTTATTACATCTCACCACTTCTTCACATGAGTTAGGTCAATCCCATCTCCAAAACTTCTCCATCAGGTAAATTAAAAacttctacttttttttttattctctgaaagtctttttttgttttctggGTTTCTTCGCCAATATGGTTTTCccccagacaaaaaaaaagtctcttGATTTCGTGATGGGTCAGTCTCAAATGATCAAAAGTGTTGACCTTTCTTCCTTCTTCCTTATAGTAACTAATGGGTCAGTTTTAAATGATCATAAGCTAAAAACTCATCCTCATAGCTAGATCAAAAGTTTTGACCTTTCTTCCTTCTTCCTTAGCTTTTTTGAGACTTGGAAGTAACTAACGTCGTTATATATATGCTTTGATGCATGCAGAGATTACGCGTATAGTAACAGAAAGAACAGCATCAAGAACAGCTGGCCATTTTCTCCTAAAAGTCTCCAAATTTGTTCAACTCATGGCGTAACTGATCCTTTGCCACCGTTTGAGACAACGGCTAGTTCATCGTCAGGGAAGCAGATCGTATCTCATGTCCATAGAGGAACTGGTTTGGCTAAACTTGGGCTAAAAGGAGGTTGTAGCCAATCAAGGGTCATCAAGAATGGTTTTGGTACGAGTACAAGTGTTTCGAAGTCTAAGGTAGAGATAGTAGTAGCTGGTACAAGTAATAACAACAAGAACAGTAAAAAGTGTggacgaggaggaggaggaatgGTGAAATCCAAAGAAGATACTTGTGGTGGTGGCCTCGTGATGACGACAACATGTCCTATTTGCAAAACCTTCTCATCAGCTTCCAACACTACTTTGAATGCTCACATCGATCAGTGTCTGTCTGCTGATTCAGAACTGCCACCTGTTAGTACTTATAAGCCAAACAAGCATAGAGTTGATCAGCGTCTGTCTGTTGATTCAGCCGTGCCACCTGTTAGTAGTACTAAGCCAAACAAGCCTAGAGTTAATCAGTGTCTGTCTGTTGATTTATCCGTGCCACCGGTTAGCACCAAGCCAAACAAGCCTAGAGCTAAGCCACAGATGAAAGTTAAAACGATGGTTGATATTTATGCTTCTGCTAAAAGATGCACGTTAGAAGATCTTGACAAGAGAAATGGAACTACGTGGGTGTCCATTTTGAGTCACACGAATCGAGTTGTTGCTGATAAAGTGTCCAAGAAGCGGAAAGCTTCTCCTGTGGGCGTTGGTCCGGTTTATATCGATGCCAAGGGTCAAAAACTGCGGATTCTAACAGAGTTCAGCGAGAAGAAGACTTGTACTACTACTACATTGAGAGAGCAGCATGAGGGTGGTAGTAGTGAAAAGAAGAGTTCAAGCCAAGGTAGTAAAGAAAACAGTAAAAGCTTGAGGAAGAGACGTCTGGGAAAGAAACATTACAAGTATCTTAAACTAACCAATCTCAAAGCCAATAATACATCAGAggtaataaataataacattaGTTTCtgtatcttttgtttttgtagtgAGGTTCATGAAATAACAGTACACTACTTTGTACAGCAGGTACCAGATTATCAAAGAGTGTTTTGCGGAGAAGGTAGCAGCAAGGGTCATCGTAGAATCTATAACCAGCGGATGTTATCAAAACCTGGTCTGGTTTCAAAGAGGCTAAATGAGAAAGGACATAAACTTTATGATTTGCGGGATCAGCCAtctgaggatgatgatgattcatGGTCAGGAGGAGAGCGTCTTGTGTTGAGAGGTACTGATTCATCCCCTTTGAAGAAACAGAAGGAAGTCTCTGGAAGGAATAAGGCTATGTTTGGGAGTAAAGGAGCTCAAAGTCGTTCATTTAGAGTTCAGATGAGTGAAAAGGAGGAGGCATCACTTGCAGTAGCTCATTTAGACACCCTCCAAGTCAAGAAGAGACTTGCTTCGATTCAAGAAAATAAGTATCCACTTGGAAAGAATGTCAGCGAGGTTTCTCCTCGTGCAACTAGCATGAGAAAGGTGTCCCCACAATTCGTAGCAAATGGCTGGAGACGACTATCTCTGCCTGTGGAGCTAAAGAAAGCTCGGCTGGATTCgtctgaggaagaagaagctggAAAATGGGAATCTGAAATGACACAAGAACGTGAACTCTCAGATGATGATTATGTTTCTGGTTATGATGATACTCCTTcatttgatgatgatgatgacgaagaAAGTAGTGATGAGGAGGATGAAGATAatagcaacaacaacaacagtagAGCCAATGTGTTGGACAAAAGCAATGATGCTACACCTAGCGAGAGAGCAATGTATTATTACTCTGAAGAAGTTGAGGAAATGATTTATAGGCAAACCACTTGTGATGAAGATGTGAGGTTTGAATCTGAGGTGAGAGGAAAAGGAAGCTTATTTGTAGAGGTTGATACCATTCCCATTCCAGGACCTCCTGGCTCATTTCTACCTAGTCCCAGGGACATGTGTTACGATGAGAATCTTGGAAACTCGTCTGTTATCACAAGCCAGTTCCATTCTTTCGACAGAAACTCATCTGAATCACCTGTTTCTGCTGTTTCAAACGTTGCAGCTGGTAAGTTGAGTTTCCCTGTGGAGTTATCTTCTTCCTACACGACAACACCGATGAGCTTTTGTGTTCCATCTCATCATGAGACAATCACCGAGGCTGAGCTGATGACTGTTGGCAAGACAGAACCACCTCCAAGACTTAGAAGCAACGATCATGAGTCTTGTTGTTGTTGCcagagaaaagagagaatctCTGAGGGGATTGCTTTGAAGCATCAAACATCTCATCTACTGCAGAGAAGAGGTGCTTCTTATTCGTCACATTTGGATACAACAAATCATCCGTTTGAGGAGTCACCGTACATGATCCAGCAAGACTTAGAACTTCAGAGTAAATTCTCCAGCAGAGCTGTTGTTGTGCCTCCAAGTCCTAACCCGGTTTTGCGGTTGATGGGAAAAGACCTGATGGTCATGAACCAAGGAGAAGCAGACAAGGTAGAAGCATCTCGGGATAGCTTAAAACCACCCACTCAGTTTCTTGATTCTCTTCATTGCCCAGCTGGAACCGGCTTATACTTCAACACAGGTCTCTATTTAAGAAACAGTTTCGAGTCAACACATCATCAACCACAGACACCACAAGCACAAGCACAGACACAAACACAAGCTTCACCAGTCCGACACAGTTTTGATGATCATGTAAGGTACTTTTCTCCGAGCTAGTCAATCCAATGTAAGAGTTTCGGCCTTTGTGTCTGTCCCTTTGTGTAGTTATGGACCTTACGGTTTACATTAAGAAAAGCAGACACTTGAAAAGAACAAACACTCACTCTGTAGAAGATAAAAAGTAACTTTAAGCTTTGAGAAGCTCAACAAGTAAACTTGTAAGTTTATATATAAGGTTTGGCCATTGTGGTAAGAACAACATGATTCTTCCACAAACTTTGACTGTGAATTCAGATTTCTTTTTCAAATATAGAGGGGAAAAGAAGataaaactaatttaaatataattaagtaaagCTCTTATCAAAGGCTccttgagcaaaaaaaaaaacaatacaaagtATTCACTTTAGTTTCGGGTTTAGATAAGTTTCGAGCAAAAACACAGTTGAATCTGTATCAAGATCTAGATAACTTTACGCTTTCATAACAGATAAAAGTTCAGTCTTTCATGAGCTCATTGAGAGATAAATTGCCTTGCATCTGCAGTTTTCGGATCTCGTTTGCAATCTGAATACAGTGAgctgcaacaacaaaaaacaaaagaatgcaTGCGACAAAAAAAAGTGTGTCAAGTTTTAAAATCAAGAAGAATGAATCTAAGAAATCAAGAGCACGTACGAAGTATCATAGTAGAAAAATTATTCTTGAAGAAGAGAAGGCATTGGCTGAGAATGAACCTCATATGACGCTGTCAAGCCTTGAAGAAGCAAAAACCAAAGCTGAGAATCTAAAGAATCAAGCTCATGATATACAAAAAACCATTGTGTAGAGATCACAGAGATCCAAGAAGTGAAAGGTTTCAAGAAGAGTGTTTAAAACCACTTCATGTCTTCTTCTACAGTTAGGCTTGATGTTTATGCTGTTCAATTTTCAGTTAATTGCCAGTGGAATAGATTGTTGTACCCACATGAATTTTGTTCTTTAGTGTGATATTGCAATTAAACGCAACGAGTTATACGGTTAATCATCCATTAttcacaaaataaaagaaacatcTGATTACACACTATTTATGGAGAGACTATCTgtttgaaaagaagaaaaataagaaagatGAGTAACATAGTTTACTTCTTGGAACTTTGGTCAAAAAGACTCCACCAAATTACATTAAAAACCAAACACCAAGAAACTAAAATtagaaccaaaaaccaaaagtatttttaaaattttcctcTATACCATATATACGTTTTCTTAGAATCCTTATCCTTCGTTAGGTGGCAACTCATTCAAGTCAAACTCAAATTTCTTCACTTCTTGCACTGTCTCTGTTACTTGACTAGAAGAAGCTGCTGCCGGAGCGGTTGGAGCAGCGGTTACAGCCTCACTAGAAACTGGTCCAGTCCAATGGCGTCTCTTATGACCTCCAAGAGCTTGACCTGTTGGGAAACTTTTGTGACAAATGTCACAAACGTGATCTCCATTATTACCACTGCTTAAAGATGTGTTTGATGCTTGAGCACTAGCTAAACCAGTTATCATGGCTTCGGTTCCAAGTAATAAAGCTTCACTGTTTGCCCTAGCTTGATGACTCTCCAAAACTTTGACCTTGTTGTGACTTGCTCTATGACCTCCTAAAGCTTGATAAGAAGTAAACGACTTGTTGCAAGTCACACACACGTGCTTCTCACGTGCACCACCACCTTCCTCAGCTGCAGCAGCAACATCCCcaagctgatgatgatgatcatgagtagatgatgatgatgatacctTCTCTATCTCAGAtaatcttctcttcttcttcttcatatctTCGGCAGAGTGTGAATCAGAAGTCTCAGCAACATCGAGATTAACAGCTTCCGCAGTAGTAGCTAAGAGCATTAGATCCTTAGCATCAATGTTATCataaccatcatcatcatcatcatcatcatcatgatccGAGCTTGTAAACTCACCAACATGATGATCATCAATAGAGAGTGTAGAAGAGGATGAATTACCAAGtggatgaggaggaggaggaggaggcaaaACTCCTTTCCATGTTCTGTGTGGATGAAACCTCATGTGTCCATATAAAGCCTTCCTTGATGTAAACTTCTTATGGCAAACACTACAATCAATTTCGGATTCACCAGACTTGTTCTGATTTTCGAGCACATGAATTCTTTTATGACCTCCTAAAGCCTTACCAGACATAAACTGTTTACCACATTCAGAACACATatgcttcttctcttcttcttcttccacatcTCCTTCTAGATCTATACTGTTAGCTCTATCATCATTATCTTCTTCCCTTAGACTGATACTTTTAGGTTCTTTCTCATCATCTTCAGCTTGATCTTTTTCTATGTCTTTTCTCTTTTCAACTATGAATCCAAGTGAGGATCCACAGTCGTCTTTGTAACACTGTTCCATTGCTTTCGAAGCTTGAACCCACCCAAAAAAACTAAGCTCAGAATCTCTCGCAGCTCTCTTAAACTCCACAAGTCGGATGTGATTGCAAAAACGCTTGGGACCaataaagtaaatatttaaCCCTAATATTTGAAGACGGGTGTACTAATTAGAATTTAAAGAGATAAGTAGTGAAAATACtgaaaactttttttatgtattttcttaTCTCTTGATACCTTTGAATCACAGTCAAAGATTTTCTTTTGATGCAAGGATAtctcaaattaaaaataaaaccaaataaatgaaaatcCAAATAAAGACTTGATTTAGGGTTGTTATTGCCTTATTGGTAGTGATGATAGCTGGCTCAAAATTGTTGTATTGGCTTAGAGGTATTGCATGTTTGCCAGGACTAGTAGGTGCAGTGTGTAGTGTCCATTATTTATTGTCCTCCCTTTTTAACATTAAAAGGTTATATTAATTTAAGTGTCCAACGGGATAAGATGATTACAAACAGAAATATATTCGACGATAATACAATAAGCGATGAAAACTAAACCATAATGAAAACTTAAGATAGGAGTGGCCAATCCGTAGAGAAGCTTCATTTGTAATCCTAAAGCTTGCGTTCGAAGGAACACAAAGAAGTCAGATTCAAAACCGAAGTTGAAGAATCTATCCAATGGGTTTTACGGCAGTTGAAAACCGTCTCTAAATATATCAAGATCGCTAGAGAGAGAGGAGTTGAATGATCCTCCATTAAAATTCTTTGGTGTAAAAAAGTAAAGCCGATAATGCGGGTTCTAAAGAACTCACTGGAGGGGACAATAGAAAACCATTTTGAATAAGTAAGTCTTAATCTTTACGTCTACATATTGTATTTGCAATAGCTTGTTGAGACCCCTTGGTGATTCATATATATACTAATCTTTTCACTATCTCTCCATCCAGTATTTACTTCATTGGTCGatttatatagaagaagatacaatgAGACACACAAAAGTCATATGAATTTTCAATTAGAAGGTTTTGAAGTTTCCTAAGATCAAAAGAATGATACAAATAAAACAATACGTGGGCACACAAACACTCCCTTCCCTCAGGTTGTTACCGGTACATTGCATATATCTGGCTTACTTCGCCTCATAACAATTTAACAAAAACCAACAAAGCTGCAAAAATGGTCAGCCAAAGAGGAGTAGAAGCGGTGTTGACGGCTGCGTTTACGTCTGCCGCTGAAGCAGGAGACATAGCGGGGCACTCTAGACCTTCTTTACCTCCTTTGCACTGGTTAGCGAAAAGTCCAGGCGGGTATTGCCCATAGAGATTGATGTAACTGAACATAGTGGTAGCACAATCGTTACTCAGGTCGTTGAGCTGTTCGGTGTAAGGACACGCAAAGTCCAAAAACGCGGAGCAGCATTCCTTTACTGGGAATTTGGGACCTTTGCACTGGCTTGTTATGATTGTATAGTTCATAAACTCAAAGTTCACTGGACATGCTGTTACCATGAGAAAAAGAGAAACCATGTCAAAAATAAAACAGAACATTCTTCTCAAAAAATCGGTTGCATCTCCACAGAAAATGCGTAAAGGAGTCATTAGGGAATCTTGATTAGATGTTTGTATGTAAAATGATTTTAGACTAATGCCATGATCCAGAGACAAACAAAGTTTTGAAGATCAATACAAAAATTTGTAGAGGTTTGAAGCATTTATTAAGCCAAACTATACAGATATGACCAAAAAGCAAATAATTTGGTAAGCAaacagaaatttaaaaaaaaaaaaaatcaagattgtAAGTTATAACTCAAAGATTTGGGCAATGAAACTGTATAGTTTAGGATCCATATAGAAGCAGGAAACGTTACTAGATACATCAGGATTCGTTTGTATATTATTGTAATATGGAAGTCTTACTAAGATCTCATCTTACTTCAAATAGAATCAATTTATAAAGGATCAAAAAGAGTAATAAATTGAGGAAAGAGAGATTTAAAAGAGAACTTACTTTTCTTGGTCTGAAGTAGGTTTCTTCCGGTAACCAAAGCCTGAGATCCGAACACACCATCTGCAATAAAAAGACAAGAAAGTTaccaaattaaatattttcttcctAGAGATTTGAACATTCGAACAGATTGAGGaaataaatcttttttaaaaaataaaataaaaaatgtaccTGAGATgaaactggaggatgagaaagAAGGAAATATTGTGAGTAAAAGACAGAAGAAAAGAGCTCCAGAGACGAACTTGAGAGACATGATTCTTTGGAGTTGCACAAGTAACGAAGAGATCTGATAAGAAACAGAAAGACGACTTGGTGGAAGACGAGATATGCCGCACCACGAAGATTGAGAGAGACTGAAaactaaaacattaaaataaataaatataaagagtctcaaatataaaaagagagagaggtggatgagatattaaattatttattttgttgacaTTAGATTACAGGCTTTACTTTACAGCCTAGAAGAACGCGGAAACTATTTGAGTGTCTGTCTCATTCTTCAACGTCACGTTCCTAACCGGTGACGTTAAGCGTATGTATGTTGTATATACGTTTTCTCATTAATTCGTAAATTATTATTACATGACTTAACAGATTGGGGAGCTATGCAAGTAAGATTATTTGTAAATGCAATTAGGTGAGCAAGTTGGCCACTTACTCAACAGTGTTTGAGCTAATGTATTCACTCTTTATCCATCCACATCTTTCACATACCTCATGCAACACATGCAATAATATATTTCTACATAGCCATCATAAACTGAGGTTTTTCAGCTACAAacttaaatgtttatattaCTTCCCGCACACGGAATGTTTTAAAAGAATTGTTTACAAGAAGTTATAGGAAGAAAAAATTCCCAAATATCTGTGTGTAGAATTTTTTTCATTCTCTCAGTTCTGTAAATAAATATAGTAACAATATGTCTCCATACGGTTATGTCCCAAAGCTTCAGATGCAGCATCGCTTTCTTTGCTGCAAGACATAAAAGAACAGAGTCTCAACTACAAATGAACTtgaacatgaaaaaaaaaaaaaaattcagtaatTATATCAGATTTTAACTCCTGTAACCAAAAACACAAGAACATACAATCACACAAATATGATCAGATGTTGgatatctttttttaaaagatcaAATATGATCAGATGGTGCAAAATTTTATGCTTAAAAAGAAGGAGAGAAAAAGAAACATTGAGTGAGCTTACTTCTTCGTAATGAGAGTCAAGCTGTTCTGTGATCTGAAGCTGTTTTGCTAACGTTAAATGTAATACCTGAAACACATACAACGTAGATATGTGTTTATATGATAAAAGCATTAAACCTTAATAATAGTTACAAGGTCAATATCAAGAAGTGTACGTACTGATTGGGTTTTGTCGAGATCAAGTTCTAGAGACTTGATTCTCTCGAGAGTTCCAGTTAATAGCTTCTCATTTTCGTCCGGGGTCTTTACAGGGATTCTACTAATCTCTGTGCATTCTTTCTCCAGCTTCTTAAGACGATCCAAACACTGAAGAACAATCTCTTTGTTTATGGATGAATCTGAGACATGGACACGGTTATGTCTTTGCCAGTATCCGAACAATAAGAAACTAAAGAGATCAAAATATAGCTTTAGTGGAAAGGCTATTAGTATTGTCACCAAGTGAACGATGTTCACGCCTTTGGTTTTCTCTCTAAGAACACCAAACCGTGATATCTGACCACCATAAAATGTGACAATGATACATTTGAACATGCAGTTGCGTAACACAACACTAACGAGACAAAATATGAGTGAAAAAGAAACACACCTTCTCTTCTTGATGTATTTGTTGAACAAGAGTTTTCAGAGCTCGTGTTAAGTAATTGGAGTTGagaccattctccttgagccgGTTCCTGTGAATCATGATCTCTTACATGAAGAGGAGCTTTTGTAGTTTGTGGTATGGGATTCACTTCCATGTGATGTACTAGCTGCAAAACAAGACAAGATTATATCATAGCTCGACTTATTATGACAACTTCATGAatctaataaacaaaaaaaaagacaaacaagAATTAGATGCCTCGGCTATTTCAGGATCATTCCATGGTCCTTTGTTAGACCTCAAGCACCCTCCTTCGTTAGCACATGTGCATACGCCTCCCAAGAAATCTGGAAGTTGACTGCATTCCAGAGTAAATTATAATGTTAGTGTAGTAACCAAAACTTGAATGACATTTCTCTATAAAGACAACACTTAAGAagtgacccaaaaaaaaaaaaagaattaaccTCGAATCAATTGTTTCAAGTAACTTTGACAAGGACTTTGGCTCCAAAACCTGAGTAACACAAGCAATAAATTAGTAGCTGTTGACAATAAATAGAAGAATAAACGATAATACATTACTTGTATCTTTGCAATAGTCACAGGATCAAGAAATTTCTGTGCGGCAGGCCAAATCAAACTCCTGAATCCAAATCCTGCATTGACAATGAACATCCTATGCAAAGTCTGCAAGAGTCAGAGAACCACGGTCACAAATTTTTACACCAACCGAAACACCCATGTCCACTCGGCTCATTGGCCTTAGACTAGTTACCGAAAGTGTAATCTTCAAAGAGTTAAGTACCTCAGGGTAATAACTACAATCTACTTTAGCAATAGAGGACAGGAGATTTGCCGCTGCAGGACTAAAGTTCTTCATACCCTGAGAGTTACCACAAGAGAGATGttaataaatcaagaaaaaaaaaacatttcatgaCACTTTTTAAGAGAATCTATATAGGAGTTTACATACCAGGCCATCAGCATCAAGTATTGTAGTCGTAGTAGTGACACGTCGCTTTGCAGCGATGGAACAGGCAGGGAGCTTCTGTTGAAGAGCCTTTTCGAATTCTTGGACATGGTACTTCAAGTACCGGTCAATGGTTGTAACATCCATAAGCTT of the Brassica rapa cultivar Chiifu-401-42 chromosome A03, CAAS_Brap_v3.01, whole genome shotgun sequence genome contains:
- the LOC103856945 gene encoding uncharacterized protein LOC103856945 isoform X2, which translates into the protein MFLSTENPPHDPLSSSSPATSSLLHLTTSSHELGQSHLQNFSIRDYAYSNRKNSIKNSWPFSPKSLQICSTHGVTDPLPPFETTASSSSGKQIVSHVHRGTGLAKLGLKGGCSQSRVIKNGFGTSTSVSKSKVEIVVAGTSNNNKNSKKCGRGGGGMVKSKEDTCGGGLVMTTTCPICKTFSSASNTTLNAHIDQCLSADSELPPVSTYKPNKHRVDQRLSVDSAVPPVSSTKPNKPRVNQCLSVDLSVPPVSTKPNKPRAKPQMKVKTMVDIYASAKRCTLEDLDKRNGTTWVSILSHTNRVVADKVSKKRKASPVGVGPVYIDAKGQKLRILTEFSEKKTCTTTTLREQHEGGSSEKKSSSQGSKENSKSLRKRRLGKKHYKYLKLTNLKANNTSEVPDYQRVFCGEGSSKGHRRIYNQRMLSKPGLVSKRLNEKGHKLYDLRDQPSEDDDDSWSGGERLVLRGTDSSPLKKQKEVSGRNKAMFGSKGAQSRSFRVQMSEKEEASLAVAHLDTLQVKKRLASIQENKYPLGKNVSEVSPRATSMRKVSPQFVANGWRRLSLPVELKKARLDSSEEEEAGKWESEMTQERELSDDDYVSGYDDTPSFDDDDDEESSDEEDEDNSNNNNSRANVLDKSNDATPSERAMYYYSEEVEEMIYRQTTCDEDVRFESEVRGKGSLFVEVDTIPIPGPPGSFLPSPRDMCYDENLGNSSVITSQFHSFDRNSSESPVSAVSNVAAGKLSFPVELSSSYTTTPMSFCVPSHHETITEAELMTVGKTEPPPRLRSNDHESCCCCQRKERISEGIALKHQTSHLLQRRGASYSSHLDTTNHPFEESPYMIQQDLELQSKFSSRAVVVPPSPNPVLRLMGKDLMVMNQGEADKVEASRDSLKPPTQFLDSLHCPAGTGLYFNTGLYLRNSFESTHHQPQTPQAQAQTQTQASPVRHSFDDHVRYFSPS
- the LOC103856945 gene encoding uncharacterized protein LOC103856945 isoform X3 — encoded protein: MFLSTENPPHDPLSSSSPATSSLLHLTTSSHELGQSHLQNFSIRDYAYSNRKNSIKNSWPFSPKSLQICSTHGVTDPLPPFETTASSSSGKQIVSHVHRGTGLAKLGLKGGCSQSRVIKNGFGTSTSVSKSKVEIVVAGTSNNNKNSKKCGRGGGGMVKSKEDTCGGGLVMTTTCPICKTFSSASNTTLNAHIDQCLSADSELPPVSTYKPNKHRVDQRLSVDSAVPPVSSTKPNKPRVNQCLSVDLSVPPVSTKPNKPRAKPQMKVKTMVDIYASAKRCTLEDLDKRNGTTWVSILSHTNRVVADKVSKKRKASPVGVGPVYIDAKGQKLRILTEFSEKKTCTTTTLREQHEGGSKENSKSLRKRRLGKKHYKYLKLTNLKANNTSEQVPDYQRVFCGEGSSKGHRRIYNQRMLSKPGLVSKRLNEKGHKLYDLRDQPSEDDDDSWSGGERLVLRGTDSSPLKKQKEVSGRNKAMFGSKGAQSRSFRVQMSEKEEASLAVAHLDTLQVKKRLASIQENKYPLGKNVSEVSPRATSMRKVSPQFVANGWRRLSLPVELKKARLDSSEEEEAGKWESEMTQERELSDDDYVSGYDDTPSFDDDDDEESSDEEDEDNSNNNNSRANVLDKSNDATPSERAMYYYSEEVEEMIYRQTTCDEDVRFESEVRGKGSLFVEVDTIPIPGPPGSFLPSPRDMCYDENLGNSSVITSQFHSFDRNSSESPVSAVSNVAAGKLSFPVELSSSYTTTPMSFCVPSHHETITEAELMTVGKTEPPPRLRSNDHESCCCCQRKERISEGIALKHQTSHLLQRRGASYSSHLDTTNHPFEESPYMIQQDLELQSKFSSRAVVVPPSPNPVLRLMGKDLMVMNQGEADKVEASRDSLKPPTQFLDSLHCPAGTGLYFNTGLYLRNSFESTHHQPQTPQAQAQTQTQASPVRHSFDDHVRYFSPS
- the LOC103856945 gene encoding uncharacterized protein LOC103856945 isoform X1, which codes for MFLSTENPPHDPLSSSSPATSSLLHLTTSSHELGQSHLQNFSIRDYAYSNRKNSIKNSWPFSPKSLQICSTHGVTDPLPPFETTASSSSGKQIVSHVHRGTGLAKLGLKGGCSQSRVIKNGFGTSTSVSKSKVEIVVAGTSNNNKNSKKCGRGGGGMVKSKEDTCGGGLVMTTTCPICKTFSSASNTTLNAHIDQCLSADSELPPVSTYKPNKHRVDQRLSVDSAVPPVSSTKPNKPRVNQCLSVDLSVPPVSTKPNKPRAKPQMKVKTMVDIYASAKRCTLEDLDKRNGTTWVSILSHTNRVVADKVSKKRKASPVGVGPVYIDAKGQKLRILTEFSEKKTCTTTTLREQHEGGSSEKKSSSQGSKENSKSLRKRRLGKKHYKYLKLTNLKANNTSEQVPDYQRVFCGEGSSKGHRRIYNQRMLSKPGLVSKRLNEKGHKLYDLRDQPSEDDDDSWSGGERLVLRGTDSSPLKKQKEVSGRNKAMFGSKGAQSRSFRVQMSEKEEASLAVAHLDTLQVKKRLASIQENKYPLGKNVSEVSPRATSMRKVSPQFVANGWRRLSLPVELKKARLDSSEEEEAGKWESEMTQERELSDDDYVSGYDDTPSFDDDDDEESSDEEDEDNSNNNNSRANVLDKSNDATPSERAMYYYSEEVEEMIYRQTTCDEDVRFESEVRGKGSLFVEVDTIPIPGPPGSFLPSPRDMCYDENLGNSSVITSQFHSFDRNSSESPVSAVSNVAAGKLSFPVELSSSYTTTPMSFCVPSHHETITEAELMTVGKTEPPPRLRSNDHESCCCCQRKERISEGIALKHQTSHLLQRRGASYSSHLDTTNHPFEESPYMIQQDLELQSKFSSRAVVVPPSPNPVLRLMGKDLMVMNQGEADKVEASRDSLKPPTQFLDSLHCPAGTGLYFNTGLYLRNSFESTHHQPQTPQAQAQTQTQASPVRHSFDDHVRYFSPS